Proteins co-encoded in one Raphanus sativus cultivar WK10039 unplaced genomic scaffold, ASM80110v3 Scaffold1689, whole genome shotgun sequence genomic window:
- the LOC108813522 gene encoding transcription factor bHLH90-like, whose amino-acid sequence MKEFLRPFVDSREWDFCVIWKLGDDPSRFIEWVGCCCSGSYIDKNIKHEHEEEEEVGSFCRDEDNKHHIRTLACESLSRFPLFVPLYPGIHGEVVMSKTPKWLVNSAPGSKQDIFSTRVLVPVRDGLVELFSFIMKPVDESMVDLIISRCNAFFEPFPEQALPFKIIPRAEESMLLHKDVEDDAVMQNTMDVRDSSNKKMAPKENFKSKNLHSERKRRERINQRIYALRAVVPNVTKMNKTGTISDAVDYINQLLVEKQKLEGELRGFNEVECRGIIAAEVEESAVANSQAGKVLSGLNKKVYNEVNLEVYETGERGFLIRVEQEHKRDGFKRLLEAIDSCGLEIIDVNFTRLGLTVMTVLNVKANKDGTTIEILRDLLLKMMITN is encoded by the exons ATGAAGGAGTTTCTTCGACCTTTCGTGGATTCTAGAGAGTGGGACTTCTGCGTTATCTGGAAACTCGGCGATGATCCTTCTAG GTTTATTGAGTGGGTGGGATGCTGCTGCAGTGGTAGTTATATTGATAAGAACATTAAGCATGAacacgaggaagaagaagaggtggGATCTTTTTGCAGAGATGAAGACAACAAGCATCATATAAGAACCTTAGCTTGTGAATCTCTCTCTCGTTTTCCTCTCTTCGTTCCTCTCTATCCCGG GATTCATGGAGAAGTAGTCATGTCAAAAACTCCCAAATGGTTGGTTAATTCTGCTCCAGGATCTAAACAG gatATATTCAGCACAAGGGTTCTTGTCCCAGTACGTGATGGTCTAGTTGAGCTTTTCTCCTTCATAATg AAACCGGTTGATGAAAGCATGGTTGATTTGATCATATCGCGTTGTAACGCCTTCTTTGAACCATTCCCCGAGCAAGCACTCCCATTTAAGATCATTCCTAGAGCAGAGGAATCTATGTTATTGCACAAGGATGTAGAGGATGATGCTGTGATGCAAAACACCATGGACGTACGAGATAGTAGTAACAAGAAGATGGCGCCAAAGGAAAACTTCAAATCGAAGAATCTTCATTCAGAGaggaaaagaagagagaggatCAATCAGAGAATCTATGCTTTAAGAGCCGTTGTCCCTAACGTTACAAAG ATGAACAAAACTGGAACTATCAGTGATGCGGTTGATTACATCAATCAACTTCTAGTAGAGAAGCAGAAACTCGAAGGTGAGCTGAGAGGATTCAACGAGGTTGAATGCAGAGGAATCATCGCTGCAGAGGTGGAAGAATCTGCAGTAGCTAATTCACAAGCTGGAAAAGTTTTATCTGGACTCAACAAGAAAGTTTACAACGAG GTGAATCTTGAAGTGTACGAGACTGGTGAGCGAGGTTTCTTGATCCGGGTTGAGCAGGAGCATAAACGAGATGGATTCAAAAGGTTATTAGAAGCTATAGACTCTTGTGGACTTGAGATCATAGACGTCAATTTCACAAGACTCGGTCTCACAGTCATGACCGTTCTCAATGTCAAG gCGAACAAAGATGGAACTACAATTGAAATTCTGAGAGATTTGCTGCTCAAGATGATGATAACCAACTAA